In one window of Gaiellales bacterium DNA:
- a CDS encoding NAD(P)-dependent oxidoreductase, producing MRVLVLDHTYPLDDVRAVLPDAEFATVADGGPGVAGLLVSPDAPVGAGDIARMPDLRVIATASTGTDHIDLDAAAERGIAVHHVAGYCTEEVADHALALLVAGRRGLIQQDRSVQAGEWDYLAAGMPHRLAGTLVAVIGWGRIGRRFGEKAAALEMHVRWWDPLVEGGEPDLEDLLRWADAISLHAPLTPQTEGMIDARRLDMMRPGTILINTARGALVDRQALLEAGHVRAMFDNVWERPPAGDLVGIHHLVITPYVAWLSPETELLPYTLAARAAAEALGLSGAVS from the coding sequence ATGCGCGTGCTCGTGCTCGACCACACCTACCCGCTCGACGACGTCCGCGCCGTCCTGCCGGACGCCGAGTTCGCGACGGTGGCCGATGGCGGTCCCGGCGTCGCCGGTCTGCTCGTCTCGCCGGACGCCCCGGTTGGCGCCGGGGACATCGCCCGCATGCCCGACCTGCGGGTGATCGCCACGGCCAGCACCGGCACCGACCACATCGACCTCGACGCCGCGGCGGAGCGAGGCATTGCCGTCCACCACGTCGCCGGCTACTGCACCGAGGAGGTCGCCGACCACGCGCTGGCCCTGCTCGTGGCCGGCCGGCGCGGGCTGATCCAGCAGGATCGCTCGGTGCAGGCGGGTGAGTGGGACTACCTGGCCGCCGGGATGCCGCACCGGCTCGCGGGCACGCTGGTCGCGGTGATCGGCTGGGGGCGCATCGGCCGGCGCTTCGGCGAGAAGGCCGCGGCGCTCGAGATGCACGTGCGCTGGTGGGATCCGCTGGTCGAGGGCGGCGAGCCGGATCTCGAGGACCTGCTGCGCTGGGCCGACGCGATCTCGCTGCACGCGCCGCTCACGCCCCAGACCGAGGGGATGATCGACGCGCGGCGCCTCGACATGATGCGGCCCGGGACGATCCTCATCAACACGGCGCGGGGCGCGCTGGTCGACCGGCAGGCGCTGCTCGAGGCCGGCCACGTCCGAGCGATGTTCGACAACGTCTGGGAGCGCCCGCCGGCCGGCGACCTGGTCGGGATTCACCATCTGGTGATCACGCCGTACGTCGCGTGGCTCTCCCCTGAGACCGAACTTCTGCCCTACACGCTCGCGGCCCGCGCGGCCGCCGAGGCACTCGGCTTGTCAGGCGCGGTATCCTGA